From Ruminococcus sp. HUN007, a single genomic window includes:
- a CDS encoding trypsin-like peptidase domain-containing protein: MFENKYDSTTNTKEAEYVPVQETSAKKKGGFKKVIKGIGVLCLMGAISFGSVKGYQYYNNSKEENLSVSKETSSTEEAVSSDSAGSDYEVESLLQLSKSDGALTTQEVYEKVLPSVVGVTSTFTYQAQNSYGGFFGYGQNDSQAGEVSGTGTGIIMSADGYIITNAHVIYEAQYGGKASKVTVLLSDKTELEADIIGYDTQTDIAVLKAKDANDLTPAEFGDSSALSVGDTALAIGNPLGFDLFGTLTVGYISGLNREIAMDDSVMHLIQTDAAINNGNSGGPLVNDKGQVIGINSMKLSNNYSSSESATIEGLGFAIPINEARAIVDDLMNNGYVTGRPQLGITCQNVTSTQDSSLSGVKILGMNENGAAEKAGLKVGDVIVGADGKQVGSISELNQVKNQFKAGDTLKITVIRDNKYVDINVVLEEAVIETESSEENTEEKQQDSQNPEDTQQDEGQNEEAPDPSQFGYGNGGNDGNGGQYPYGGGSQNGGFPFPFSDFGFDFPF, from the coding sequence ATGTTTGAAAACAAATACGATTCAACAACAAACACAAAAGAAGCTGAGTACGTTCCGGTTCAGGAAACATCCGCAAAGAAAAAAGGCGGTTTTAAGAAAGTAATAAAAGGTATCGGAGTTCTTTGCCTTATGGGAGCAATCTCATTCGGTTCAGTAAAGGGATATCAGTACTATAATAACAGTAAAGAGGAAAACCTCAGTGTTTCAAAAGAAACTTCATCAACTGAAGAAGCTGTTTCATCTGACAGCGCAGGAAGTGACTACGAAGTAGAAAGCCTTCTTCAGCTTTCAAAGAGCGATGGTGCTCTTACAACACAGGAAGTTTACGAAAAGGTGCTTCCGTCAGTAGTAGGTGTAACTTCAACATTCACTTATCAGGCACAGAATTCATACGGCGGATTTTTCGGATATGGCCAGAATGATTCACAGGCCGGTGAGGTTTCAGGTACAGGTACCGGCATTATAATGTCAGCTGACGGTTACATTATAACAAACGCTCACGTTATCTACGAAGCTCAATACGGCGGTAAGGCAAGCAAGGTAACTGTTCTTTTAAGCGACAAGACTGAACTTGAAGCTGATATAATCGGTTACGACACTCAGACAGATATTGCAGTTCTCAAAGCAAAGGATGCAAATGATCTTACACCCGCTGAATTCGGTGACAGCTCAGCATTAAGCGTTGGCGATACAGCTCTTGCAATCGGCAATCCGCTTGGCTTCGATCTTTTCGGAACCCTTACAGTAGGTTATATTTCAGGACTTAACCGTGAAATAGCAATGGATGACAGCGTAATGCACCTTATCCAGACAGATGCTGCTATCAATAACGGTAACTCAGGCGGTCCGCTCGTAAACGACAAGGGTCAGGTTATCGGTATCAACTCAATGAAGCTTTCAAATAATTACAGTTCATCAGAATCAGCTACCATTGAAGGTCTTGGATTCGCTATTCCGATCAATGAAGCACGCGCGATTGTTGATGACCTTATGAACAACGGTTATGTAACAGGCAGACCGCAGCTTGGTATCACTTGTCAGAACGTTACTTCAACACAGGATTCTTCACTTTCAGGTGTTAAGATCCTTGGTATGAATGAAAACGGAGCAGCTGAAAAGGCAGGTCTTAAAGTTGGTGACGTTATCGTAGGTGCTGACGGCAAGCAGGTCGGCAGTATCTCAGAACTCAATCAGGTCAAGAATCAGTTCAAGGCCGGAGATACTCTTAAGATCACAGTTATCAGAGATAACAAGTATGTTGATATAAATGTAGTTCTTGAAGAGGCTGTAATTGAAACAGAATCTTCTGAAGAAAATACAGAAGAAAAGCAGCAGGACAGCCAGAATCCTGAAGATACACAGCAGGATGAAGGCCAGAATGAAGAAGCACCTGATCCTTCACAGTTCGGATACGGCAATGGCGGCAATGACGGAAACGGCGGTCAGTATCCGTACGGCGGCGGTTCACAGAACGGCGGATTCCCGTTCCCGTTCTCAGATTTCGGCT